The Juglans regia cultivar Chandler chromosome 2, Walnut 2.0, whole genome shotgun sequence genome includes a window with the following:
- the LOC118347656 gene encoding uncharacterized protein LOC118347656 — protein MDKLHEMWENFQLNEEEGAAIDIEEEGIPKVLRKGDRSLISKIWSDRQIGKNIVETTMAKVWRLSKPAIFTKMGKNIFIITFATHADKNRVMSGRPRFFDGQMFVMKAFDGYTPLNKMSFDDVVLWVQFHNLPLFGMSRECGERLGSSLGVVEEVEVDGDDVGWSRFLRVKILLNLKKPLARGWTITLQGLKTWIPIQYEKLLRFCLQCGRIVHEEKGCTVPILMETSNRQFGSWLRAEPGGQRFRGSSQTWNSSLTKSSPKEKGKATMGW, from the coding sequence ATGGACAAACTTCATGAGATGTGGGAGAACTTTCAATTGAATGAAGAGGAAGGTGCGGCTATAGACATTGAAGAGGAGGGGATCCCTAAAGTCCTCCGTAAAGGTGATAGGAGTTTGATCAGTAAGATTTGGTCGGATCGGCAGATTGGAAAAAACATAGTTGAGACTACTATGGCAAAGGTGTGGAGGCTAAGCAAACCGGCCATCTTCACTAAGATGGGGAAAAACATATTTATCATCACTTTCGCAACACATGCGGATAAGAATCGTGTGATGAGTGGGAGGCCAAGGTTCTTTGATGGTCAAATGTTTGTGATGAAGGCTTTCGATGGGTATACCCCACTCAATAAAATGTCTTTTGATGATGTTGTTTTATGGGTCCAGTTCCATAATCTACCACTGTTTGGTATGTCACGGGAGTGTGGGGAGAGGTTAGGAAGTTCTTTAGGAGTGGTGGAAGAGGTTGAAGTGGATGGGGATGATGTGGGGTGGAGTAGGTTCCTACGAgtcaaaattttgttaaatctGAAAAAACCTTTGGCCAGAGGATGGACTATTACTTTGCAAGGTTTGAAAACCTGGATTCCTATCCAGTATGAGAAGTTGCTGCGTTTTTGTCTGCAGTGTGGAAGGATTGTTCATGAGGAAAAAGGATGTACAGTTCCTATTCTTATGGAGACGAGCAATAGGCAGTTTGGAAGCTGGCTTCGAGCAGAACCAGGAGGTCAGAGATTTCGTGGCTCTAGCCAAACATGGAACAGTTCGCTGACTAAGAGTAGTCCGAAGGAGAAAGGGAAGGCCACGATGGGGTGGTGA
- the LOC109020485 gene encoding DEAD-box ATP-dependent RNA helicase 36 gives MNMDQDVLVDGDFPLFSKPSKRSKLTPKTPTATQIHEVNTSHMEKSSDLDHDTATTATFADLGLAEWAVQTCKELGMHKPTPVQSHCIPKIFEGRDVLGLAQTGSGKTAAFALPILQGLAENPFGVFALVVTPTRELAYQLAEQFRALGSCLHLRCVVVVGGMDMLNQAQSLMARPHVVIATPGRIKVLLEENPDIPPVFSKTRFLVLDEADRVLDVGFEEELRVVFQRLPKNRQTLLFSATMTSNLETLLELSANKAYFYEAYEGFKTVDTLKQQYVFVPKNVKDVYLMHILSKLEDMGIRSAIIFVSTCRSCHLLNLLLEELDQEAAALYSFKSQSLRLAALHRFKSGQAPVLLATDVASRGLDIPTVDLVINYDIPRYARDYIHRVGRTARAGRGGLAVSFVTQNDVDLLHEIEATVGKQLEKFECKENEVLSDITKVFNARRVAAMKMMDDGFEEKAKERKKQKLNTLADKGLLKKRSKKKRKKVIKSAK, from the exons ATGAATATGGATCAAGATGTTCTAGTAGATGGAGACTTCCCCCTCTTCTCCAAACCCTCCAAACGCTCCAAACTGACCCCCAAAACCCCCACCGCCACCCAAATCCATGAGGTGAATACCTCTCATATGGAAAAATCGTCTGACCTTGACCATGATACTGCCACCACCGCCACATTTGCTGATCTTGGCCTTGCTGAGTGGGCGGTGCAGACCTGCAAAGAGCTAGGAATGCACAAGCCCACCCCAGTGCAATCCCACTGTATACCGAAAATCTTTGAAGGTCGAGATGTGCTCGGCCTTGCTCAAACTGGGAGTGGCAAGACTGCTGCTTTTGCTTTACCTATCCTGCAAGGCCTTGCTGAGAACCCCTTTGGGGTCTTTGCACTGGTGGTGACGCCAACTAGGGAGCTCGCATACCAATTGGCGGAGCAGTTTAGGGCGCTTGGGTCGTGCTTGCATTTGCGTTGTGTAGTGGTGGTTGGAGGAATGGACATGTTGAATCAGGCGCAGAGTTTGATGGCGAGGCCACATGTGGTGATTGCAACTCCAGGGAGGATCAAAGTGTTGCTGGAAGAGAATCCTGACATTCCTCCTGTGTTCTCCAAGACCAGG TTCCTAGTTTTGGATGAAGCAGATAGAGTTTTGGATGTTGGCTTTGAAGAGGAGTTGAGGGTTGTCTTTCAGCGTTTGCCAAAAAATCGCCAGACTCTATTGTTCTCTGCAACAATGACAAGTAACCTGGAAACACTGCTTGAGCTTTCTGCAAATAAGGCATACTTCTACGAGGCATATGAAGGCTTTAAGACAGTTGACACTCTTAAACAACAATATGTTTTTGTTCCAAAAAATGTGAAGGACGTTTATCTGATGCACATTCTGTCGAAACTGGAAGATATGGGTATTCGGTCAGCCATCATATTTGTCTCCACCTGCAG AAGTTGTcatcttttgaatttattacTGGAAGAGCTTGATCAGGAAGCCGCAGCATTGTATTCTTTTAAATCACAATCTTTAAGGCTTGCTGCCCTACATCGATTCAAATCTGGACAAGCCCCTGTATTGCTTGCGACTGATGTTGCCAGTCGTGGTTTGGATATTCCCACAGTTGATCTTGTTATAAATTACGATATTCCAAG GTATGCGAGAGATTATATTCATCGTGTGGGGCGTACTGCAAGAGCAGGCAGAGGAGGGCTGGCTGTGAGCTTTGTTACCCAG AATGATGTTGATCTCCTTCATGAAATAGAAGCTACTGTCGGAAAACAGTTGGAAAAGTTCGAGTGTAAAGAGAATGAGGTGCTGTCTGATATTACAAAG GTTTTTAACGCCAGACGTGTGGCAGCGATGAAGATGATGGATGATGGCTTTGAGGAGAAAGCAAAAGAACGTAAGAAACAGAAATTGAACACTCTAGCAGATAAAGGATTATTGAAGAAAAggagtaaaaagaaaagaaaaaaggtgatAAAATCTGCTAAATAG